A window from Pseudomonas frederiksbergensis encodes these proteins:
- a CDS encoding OprD family porin, with protein MTPSTTQFLFPSLIAVALASTALPAMAEESGFVEGAKVNLNLRNFYINRNFTNPTKTQGKAEEWTQSFILDARSGFTQGTVGFGMDVLGLYSVKLDGGKGTGGTQLLPLDHDGRPADNFGRTNVAFKAKLSQTEVKVGEWMPVLPILRSDDGRSLPQTFRGGQITSKEINGLTLYGGQFRANSPRDDSSMNDMSMSGKPAFTSDRFNFQGGEYAFNDKRTQIGLWNAELKDIYSQQYVNLIHSQPLGDWTLGANLGFFYGKDDGSARAGELDNKTWSGLFSAKYGGNTFYVGLQKLTGDSGWMRVNGTSGGTLANDSYNASYDNAKEKSWQVRHDYNFVALGIPGLTLMNRYISGDNVHTGTITDGKEWGRESELGYTVQSGALKDLNVKWRNSTIRRDFSNNEFDENRLIVSYPISLL; from the coding sequence ATGACACCTTCCACTACGCAATTCTTATTCCCCAGCCTCATCGCCGTCGCACTGGCCAGTACCGCCCTGCCCGCCATGGCCGAGGAGTCAGGCTTTGTCGAAGGTGCCAAGGTCAACCTGAACCTGCGCAACTTCTACATCAATCGCAACTTCACCAACCCGACCAAAACCCAGGGCAAGGCAGAAGAGTGGACACAAAGCTTCATCCTCGACGCCAGGTCCGGTTTCACCCAGGGCACCGTCGGGTTCGGCATGGATGTGCTGGGGTTGTACTCGGTGAAACTCGACGGTGGTAAAGGCACGGGCGGTACGCAGTTGCTGCCGCTGGATCACGACGGGCGCCCGGCAGACAACTTCGGGCGCACCAACGTGGCGTTCAAGGCCAAGCTGTCGCAGACCGAAGTGAAGGTGGGCGAATGGATGCCGGTGCTGCCGATCCTGCGTTCGGACGACGGTCGTTCGCTACCGCAAACCTTCCGTGGCGGCCAGATTACCTCGAAAGAAATCAACGGCCTGACGCTCTACGGCGGCCAGTTCCGCGCCAACAGCCCGCGCGACGACAGCAGCATGAACGACATGTCGATGAGCGGAAAACCGGCGTTCACTTCCGACCGTTTCAACTTCCAGGGCGGCGAATATGCCTTCAACGACAAGCGCACCCAGATTGGTCTGTGGAATGCCGAACTCAAGGACATCTACAGCCAGCAATACGTGAATCTGATCCACAGCCAGCCCCTCGGCGACTGGACCCTGGGCGCCAACCTCGGTTTCTTCTACGGCAAGGACGACGGCAGCGCCCGGGCCGGCGAGTTGGACAACAAGACCTGGTCGGGCCTGTTCTCGGCCAAATACGGCGGCAACACCTTCTATGTCGGCCTGCAAAAACTCACCGGCGACAGCGGGTGGATGCGGGTCAATGGCACCAGTGGCGGCACCCTGGCCAACGACAGTTACAACGCCAGTTATGACAACGCGAAAGAAAAATCCTGGCAGGTACGGCATGACTACAACTTCGTCGCCCTCGGCATTCCCGGCCTGACCCTGATGAACCGCTACATCAGCGGCGACAACGTGCACACCGGCACCATCACCGACGGCAAGGAATGGGGCCGCGAAAGCGAACTGGGCTACACCGTGCAGAGCGGCGCGCTCAAAGACCTCAACGTCAAATGGCGCAACTCGACCATCCGCCGGGACTTCAGCAACAACGAGTTCGATGAAAACCGGTTGATCGTCAGCTATCCGATCAGCTTGCTATAG
- the emhC gene encoding efflux RND transporter outer membrane subunit EmhC, producing MSKSLLSLAVAAFVLGGCSLIPDYQQPEAPVAGQYPQGPAYSSAQAPAQAAAEQGWKQFFHDPALQQLIQIALENNRDLRVAALNIDAFAAQYRIQRADLFPAVSANGTGSRQRVPARASQTGQADITSSYSATVGISAYELDLFGRVRSLSEEALQKYFATEEARRSTQISLVASVANAYLTWQADKELLKLTQDTLAAFEESYKLTARSNEVGVASALDLAQSRTSVENARAQMAKYTRQVAQDENSLVLLLGTGVPANLQAAKPLADDLLSEVPAGLPSDLLQRRPDILQAEYNLKAANANIGAARAAFFPSISLTANAGTLSPDLSGLFKGGSGTWLFQPQINLPIFNAGSLRASLDYSKIQKDIGVANYEKSIQTAFQEVADGLAARQTYTDQLQAQRDFVTANQDYYRLAERRYRIGVDSNLTFLDAQRQLFSAEQVLITDRLAQLVSAVNLYKALGGGWNQQTAKNEPLKEEAPKMKLF from the coding sequence ATGAGCAAGTCGCTACTTTCCCTGGCTGTTGCCGCCTTCGTGCTCGGTGGCTGCTCGCTGATTCCCGATTATCAGCAGCCTGAAGCACCGGTGGCGGGCCAGTACCCGCAAGGTCCGGCGTATTCGTCGGCCCAAGCGCCTGCCCAGGCTGCCGCCGAACAGGGCTGGAAGCAGTTTTTCCATGATCCGGCGCTGCAACAACTGATTCAGATCGCCCTGGAAAACAACCGTGACCTGCGTGTCGCGGCACTGAACATCGACGCCTTTGCGGCTCAATACCGCATCCAGCGTGCCGATCTGTTCCCGGCCGTGTCGGCCAACGGCACCGGCAGCCGCCAGCGGGTCCCGGCCCGGGCATCACAGACCGGCCAAGCGGACATCACCAGTTCCTACTCGGCCACCGTCGGCATCAGCGCCTATGAACTCGACCTGTTCGGTCGGGTTCGCAGCCTGAGCGAAGAAGCGCTGCAAAAGTACTTCGCCACTGAAGAAGCGCGCCGCAGCACGCAGATCAGCCTGGTGGCCAGTGTGGCCAACGCCTACCTGACCTGGCAGGCCGACAAGGAATTGCTGAAACTGACCCAGGACACCCTGGCTGCGTTCGAGGAGAGCTACAAGCTCACCGCTCGCAGCAACGAAGTAGGGGTCGCCTCGGCGCTGGACCTGGCCCAGTCGCGTACCTCGGTGGAAAACGCCCGCGCGCAAATGGCCAAGTACACTCGTCAAGTCGCCCAGGATGAAAACAGCCTGGTGTTGCTGCTCGGCACGGGCGTCCCGGCCAATCTGCAAGCGGCCAAGCCGTTGGCTGACGACCTGCTGAGCGAAGTGCCGGCCGGTCTGCCATCGGACTTGCTGCAACGTCGTCCGGACATCCTTCAGGCCGAATACAACCTGAAAGCCGCCAACGCCAACATCGGTGCGGCGCGGGCTGCGTTCTTCCCGAGCATCAGCCTGACAGCCAACGCCGGGACCCTGAGCCCTGACCTGTCCGGCCTGTTCAAGGGCGGTTCGGGCACCTGGTTGTTCCAGCCGCAGATCAACCTGCCGATCTTCAACGCCGGCAGCCTGCGCGCCAGCCTGGATTATTCAAAAATCCAGAAAGACATCGGCGTGGCGAACTACGAGAAGTCCATTCAAACGGCCTTCCAGGAAGTCGCCGACGGCCTGGCCGCCCGCCAGACCTACACCGATCAGTTGCAGGCCCAGCGTGATTTCGTCACCGCGAACCAGGACTACTACCGTCTGGCCGAGCGTCGTTATCGCATTGGTGTCGACAGCAACCTGACCTTCCTCGATGCCCAGCGTCAGCTGTTCAGTGCTGAACAAGTACTGATCACCGACCGTCTGGCGCAACTGGTCAGTGCCGTCAATCTGTACAAGGCACTGGGCGGTGGCTGGAACCAGCAGACGGCGAAGAACGAGCCGTTGAAAGAAGAAGCGCCGAAGATGAAGTTGTTCTGA
- the emhB gene encoding efflux RND transporter permease subunit EmhB: MSRFFIDRPIFAWVIALVIMLVGALSILKLPINQYPSIAPPAIAISVTYPGASAQTVQDTVVQVIEQQLNGIDNLRYVSSESNSDGSMTITATFEQGTNSDTAQVQVQNKLNLATPLLPQEVQQQGIRVTKAVKNFLMVIGVVSRDGSMTKDDLSNYIVSNMQDPISRTAGVGDFQVFGAQYAMRIWLDPARLNNFNLTPGDVKTAIAAQNVQVSSGQLGGLPAVAGQQLNATIIGKTRLQTAEQFKAILLKVNKDGSQVRVGDVADVALGGENYSISAQFNGSPASGLAVKLANGANALDTATALRKTIESLKPFFPQGMEVVFPYDTTPVVTESIKGVVETLVEAIALVFLVMFLFLQNFRATVITTMTVPVVLLGTFGILAAFGFSINTLTMFGMVLAIGLLVDDAIVVVENVERVMSEEGLSPKEATKKSMGQIQGALVGIALVLSAVLLPMAFFGGSTGVIYKQFSITIVSAMALSVLVALIFTPALCATMLKPIPKGEHGVPKRGFFGWFNRNFDRSVKSYERGVGNILRNKVPYLLVYVIIVIGMIWLFLRIPSAFLPEEDQGVLFAQVQTPAGSSSQRTQVVVDEMREFLLRPGTEGGEGDAVASVFTVTGFNFAGRGQSSGMAFIMLKPWDERNAENSVFKVAARAQQHFFTFRDAMVFAFAPPAVLELGNATGFDVFLQDRAGIGHDALMAARNQFLGMAAQSKVLSQVRPNGLNDEPQYQLEIDDEKASALGITIADINSTLSIALGSSYVNDFIDRGRVKKVYVQGQPGARMSPEDVKKWYVRNSAGTMVPFSAFAKGEWIYGAPKLSRYNGVEAMEILGAPAPGYSTGEAMAEVEALAKKLPAGVGISWTGLSYEERLAGSQAPALFALSILMVFLCLAALYESWSIPIAVVLVVPLGIIGALMATSLRGLSNDVYFLVGLLTTIGLAAKNAILIVEFAKDLHEQGKSLQEAAIEACRMRLRPIIMTSLAFVLGVVPLAISSGAGSGSQHAIGTVVIGGMITATVLAIFWVPLFFVTVSAMGQRKIVDQDDALEPSKEAGL, encoded by the coding sequence ATGTCCAGATTTTTTATCGACCGTCCGATTTTTGCCTGGGTAATTGCCCTGGTCATCATGCTGGTCGGGGCACTATCGATCCTCAAACTGCCGATCAACCAATACCCGAGCATTGCGCCTCCGGCCATTGCGATCTCTGTGACCTACCCGGGCGCGTCTGCACAAACCGTGCAGGACACCGTGGTCCAGGTGATCGAGCAACAGCTCAACGGTATCGATAACCTGCGTTATGTCTCCTCGGAAAGTAACTCCGACGGCAGCATGACCATTACCGCGACCTTCGAGCAGGGCACCAACTCCGATACCGCGCAGGTTCAGGTCCAGAACAAGCTGAACCTGGCCACCCCGCTGCTGCCACAAGAAGTGCAGCAACAGGGTATCCGCGTGACCAAGGCAGTGAAAAACTTCCTGATGGTGATCGGCGTGGTGTCGCGCGACGGCAGCATGACCAAGGACGACCTGTCCAACTACATCGTGTCGAACATGCAGGACCCGATCTCGCGGACCGCCGGTGTCGGTGATTTCCAGGTCTTCGGTGCCCAGTACGCGATGCGGATCTGGCTCGACCCGGCCAGGTTGAACAACTTCAACCTGACCCCGGGCGACGTGAAAACCGCCATCGCCGCGCAAAACGTCCAGGTGTCGTCCGGTCAACTCGGTGGCTTGCCTGCCGTGGCCGGTCAGCAATTGAACGCGACTATCATCGGCAAGACCCGTCTGCAAACCGCTGAGCAGTTCAAGGCCATCCTGCTGAAGGTCAACAAGGATGGTTCGCAAGTGCGTGTCGGCGATGTGGCAGATGTCGCTCTGGGTGGTGAAAACTACTCGATCAGCGCCCAGTTCAACGGCAGCCCGGCCTCGGGTCTGGCGGTGAAACTGGCCAACGGTGCCAACGCCCTCGACACTGCAACAGCGCTGCGCAAGACCATCGAATCCCTCAAGCCGTTCTTCCCGCAAGGGATGGAAGTGGTATTCCCGTACGACACCACTCCAGTGGTGACCGAGTCGATCAAGGGTGTGGTTGAAACCCTGGTCGAAGCGATCGCGCTGGTGTTCCTGGTGATGTTCCTGTTCCTGCAAAACTTCCGCGCCACCGTCATCACCACAATGACCGTGCCAGTCGTATTGCTGGGCACCTTCGGGATCCTCGCGGCGTTCGGCTTCAGCATCAACACCCTGACCATGTTCGGTATGGTACTGGCCATCGGTTTGCTGGTGGACGACGCCATCGTCGTGGTGGAGAACGTCGAACGGGTGATGAGCGAAGAAGGCCTGTCACCCAAGGAAGCCACCAAGAAATCCATGGGGCAGATCCAGGGTGCGCTGGTCGGTATTGCCCTGGTGCTGTCGGCGGTACTGTTGCCGATGGCATTCTTCGGCGGTTCCACTGGCGTGATCTACAAGCAGTTCTCGATCACCATCGTCTCGGCCATGGCCCTGTCGGTACTGGTCGCCCTGATCTTTACCCCGGCGCTCTGCGCCACCATGCTCAAACCGATCCCCAAGGGTGAGCACGGCGTCCCGAAACGCGGATTTTTCGGCTGGTTCAACCGCAACTTCGACCGTAGCGTGAAAAGCTACGAGCGCGGCGTTGGCAACATTCTGCGCAACAAGGTGCCGTATCTGCTGGTGTACGTGATCATCGTCATCGGCATGATCTGGTTGTTCCTGCGCATTCCATCCGCGTTCCTGCCGGAAGAAGACCAGGGTGTACTGTTTGCCCAGGTGCAAACCCCGGCCGGCTCCAGTTCCCAGCGCACGCAAGTGGTGGTGGACGAGATGCGTGAGTTCCTGCTTCGTCCGGGCACTGAAGGCGGCGAAGGTGACGCAGTGGCCTCGGTGTTTACCGTGACCGGCTTCAACTTCGCAGGCCGTGGTCAGAGTTCGGGTATGGCGTTCATCATGCTCAAACCGTGGGACGAACGTAACGCCGAAAACAGCGTGTTCAAAGTCGCGGCCCGTGCCCAACAGCATTTCTTCACCTTCCGTGATGCCATGGTGTTTGCGTTCGCCCCTCCGGCAGTGCTGGAACTGGGTAACGCCACCGGTTTCGACGTGTTCCTGCAAGACCGTGCCGGTATCGGTCACGACGCACTGATGGCTGCACGCAACCAGTTCCTCGGGATGGCGGCGCAGAGCAAGGTGCTGTCGCAGGTCCGCCCGAACGGTCTGAACGACGAACCGCAATACCAACTGGAAATCGATGACGAGAAGGCCAGTGCCCTGGGCATTACCATCGCCGACATCAACAGCACCCTGTCGATTGCGCTGGGCAGTAGCTACGTCAACGACTTCATCGACCGCGGTCGGGTGAAGAAGGTTTACGTGCAAGGCCAGCCGGGGGCGCGCATGAGTCCTGAAGACGTGAAGAAATGGTACGTACGCAACAGCGCCGGCACCATGGTTCCCTTCTCCGCGTTCGCCAAGGGTGAGTGGATTTACGGTGCGCCGAAACTGTCGCGTTACAACGGCGTAGAAGCGATGGAAATCCTCGGTGCCCCGGCCCCCGGCTATTCCACTGGTGAAGCCATGGCCGAAGTCGAAGCCCTGGCCAAGAAACTGCCGGCCGGTGTCGGTATTTCCTGGACCGGCCTGTCGTACGAAGAACGACTGGCGGGTTCGCAAGCGCCGGCGCTGTTCGCGTTGTCGATCCTGATGGTGTTCCTGTGTCTGGCCGCGTTGTATGAAAGCTGGTCGATTCCGATTGCGGTGGTGCTCGTGGTGCCGCTGGGGATTATCGGTGCCTTGATGGCGACCAGCTTGCGCGGTCTGTCCAACGACGTGTACTTCCTGGTGGGCCTGTTGACCACCATTGGTCTGGCGGCGAAAAACGCCATTCTGATCGTCGAGTTCGCCAAAGACCTGCATGAACAGGGCAAGAGCTTGCAGGAGGCCGCCATCGAGGCATGCCGCATGCGTTTGCGCCCGATCATCATGACCTCCCTGGCGTTTGTCCTCGGCGTGGTGCCACTGGCCATTTCCAGCGGCGCCGGCTCGGGTAGCCAGCACGCCATCGGTACGGTGGTGATTGGCGGTATGATCACCGCCACCGTTTTGGCGATATTCTGGGTCCCGCTGTTTTTCGTCACCGTGTCGGCCATGGGGCAGCGCAAAATCGTTGACCAGGACGACGCTCTTGAACCTTCTAAAGAGGCTGGCTTATGA
- the emhA gene encoding efflux RND transporter periplasmic adaptor subunit EmhA has translation MQFKPAVTALVTALALASLLSGCKKEEAAPAAPPPQVGVVTLQPQAFTLTSELPGRTSAYRIAEVRPQVNGIILKRLFKEGGDVKAGQQLYQIDPAVYEATLKSAQANLQQTKSISDRYKQLVNEQAVSRQEYDTALANRLQSEAALQSAQINVRYTKVYAPLSGRIGRSTVTEGALVTSGQVEAMAVIQQLDPIYVDVTQSSVELLELRRELESGRLQKSGDNAAKVKLTLEDGSQYKQEGKLEFSEVSVDQTTGSVTLRAVFPNPDHTLLPGMFVHAQLQAGVNSAAILAPQQGVTRDLKGTPTALVVGPDNKVELRHLKASRTVGNQWLIEDGLKAGDRLITEGLQFVKPGVEVKASEATNVGAKNPAPAQVANKASSGKGE, from the coding sequence ATGCAATTCAAGCCAGCTGTTACCGCTCTGGTCACCGCCCTCGCCTTGGCATCGCTGCTCAGCGGATGCAAAAAGGAAGAGGCGGCACCTGCCGCACCACCCCCTCAGGTCGGCGTCGTTACTCTGCAACCTCAAGCCTTTACCCTGACCTCCGAACTTCCGGGCCGTACCAGCGCGTACCGCATCGCCGAAGTTCGCCCTCAGGTCAACGGCATCATTCTCAAGCGCCTGTTCAAGGAAGGCGGCGACGTCAAGGCCGGCCAGCAGCTGTATCAGATCGATCCGGCGGTTTATGAAGCCACCCTGAAAAGCGCCCAAGCCAACCTGCAGCAGACCAAATCGATTTCCGACCGCTACAAGCAGTTGGTCAACGAACAGGCTGTGAGCCGTCAGGAATACGACACGGCCCTGGCTAACCGGTTGCAATCGGAGGCCGCCCTGCAAAGCGCCCAGATCAATGTGCGTTACACCAAGGTTTACGCGCCTCTCTCCGGCCGTATCGGCCGCTCGACTGTGACTGAAGGCGCGCTGGTTACCAGCGGCCAGGTCGAAGCGATGGCGGTGATTCAGCAACTGGACCCGATCTACGTTGACGTCACCCAGTCTTCGGTTGAGCTGCTGGAACTGCGCCGCGAACTGGAAAGCGGTCGTCTGCAAAAATCCGGCGACAACGCGGCCAAGGTCAAGTTGACCCTCGAAGACGGCAGCCAGTACAAACAGGAAGGCAAGCTCGAGTTCTCGGAAGTCTCCGTGGACCAGACCACCGGTTCCGTAACCTTGCGTGCGGTATTCCCGAACCCTGACCACACCCTGCTGCCGGGCATGTTTGTACACGCCCAGTTGCAGGCCGGTGTGAACAGCGCGGCGATCCTCGCCCCGCAACAAGGCGTGACCCGTGATCTCAAAGGCACCCCGACCGCGCTGGTCGTCGGCCCGGACAACAAGGTCGAACTGCGTCACCTCAAGGCCAGCCGCACCGTCGGCAACCAATGGCTGATCGAAGACGGCCTGAAGGCTGGCGACCGCCTGATCACTGAAGGACTGCAATTCGTTAAACCTGGCGTCGAAGTTAAGGCCAGTGAAGCGACTAACGTTGGCGCAAAGAACCCGGCCCCCGCACAGGTAGCTAACAAGGCTTCCAGCGGCAAAGGGGAGTAA
- the emhR gene encoding efflux system transcriptional repressor EmhR — protein sequence MVRRTKEEAQETRSQILEAAEKAFYERGVARTTLADIATLAGVTRGAIYWHFSNKADLVQAMLDTLHEPLDEMAKASESEDELDPLGCMRKLLIHLFHQVALDPKTRRINEILFHKCEFTDEMCDLRQQRREVSLDCNVRIALALSNAVNRGQLPEDLDTARAAISIHAYIDGILYQWLLAPDSFQLHIDAERLVDTGLDMLRLSPSLRK from the coding sequence ATGGTCCGTCGCACCAAAGAGGAAGCTCAAGAAACCCGCAGCCAGATACTGGAAGCGGCAGAAAAGGCCTTTTACGAAAGGGGCGTGGCGCGCACGACACTGGCGGATATCGCTACCCTGGCCGGGGTCACTCGCGGCGCTATCTACTGGCATTTCAGCAACAAGGCGGATCTGGTGCAGGCCATGCTTGATACCTTGCATGAGCCGCTGGATGAAATGGCCAAGGCCAGTGAAAGCGAAGATGAGCTCGATCCCTTGGGTTGTATGCGCAAACTGCTGATTCATTTGTTTCATCAAGTTGCCCTGGATCCGAAAACCCGACGCATCAATGAGATTCTGTTTCATAAGTGCGAATTCACCGATGAAATGTGCGACCTGCGCCAACAGCGTCGAGAGGTCAGCCTCGATTGCAATGTGCGAATCGCCCTGGCCCTGAGTAATGCGGTCAACCGGGGGCAGTTACCGGAAGACCTCGACACTGCGCGAGCGGCCATCAGCATTCATGCGTATATCGATGGCATCCTGTATCAGTGGCTGTTGGCGCCCGACAGCTTTCAACTGCATATCGATGCCGAGCGTTTGGTTGATACCGGGTTGGATATGCTGCGCTTGAGCCCCAGTCTGCGCAAATGA
- a CDS encoding alkene reductase, translated as MTTIFDPIKLGDLELANRIIMAPLTRCRADEGRVPNALMAEYYVQRASAGLILSEATSVTPMGVGYPDTPGIWSNDQVRGWANVTKAIHGAGGKIFLQLWHVGRISHGSYLDGETPVAPSAIQPKGHVSLVRPLADFPTPRALETAEIADIVDAYRVGAENAKAAGFDGVEIHGANGYLLDQFLQSSTNQRTDNYGGSVENRARLLLEVTDAAIEVWGAGRVGVHLSPRADLHDMGDENLSETFTYVARELGKRGIAFICSREKEDGDSLGPQLKEAFGGPYIANERFTKDSANAWLASGKADAVAFGVPFIANPDLPARLKADAPLNEARPELFYAKGPVGYIDYPVL; from the coding sequence ATGACGACTATTTTCGATCCGATCAAACTGGGCGACCTCGAGTTGGCCAACCGCATCATCATGGCGCCGCTGACCCGCTGCCGCGCCGACGAAGGCCGCGTGCCAAACGCGCTGATGGCCGAGTACTACGTACAACGCGCCTCGGCCGGCCTGATCCTCAGCGAGGCCACTTCGGTCACGCCGATGGGCGTCGGTTACCCGGACACCCCGGGTATCTGGTCCAACGATCAGGTACGTGGCTGGGCTAACGTAACCAAGGCTATCCACGGCGCGGGCGGCAAGATTTTCCTGCAACTGTGGCATGTCGGCCGTATTTCCCATGGGTCGTATCTGGACGGTGAAACACCGGTCGCACCGAGCGCCATTCAGCCAAAAGGCCATGTCAGCCTGGTTCGCCCACTGGCCGACTTCCCAACCCCACGCGCCCTGGAAACCGCTGAAATCGCCGACATCGTCGACGCCTACCGCGTCGGCGCCGAGAACGCCAAGGCAGCCGGTTTCGACGGTGTGGAAATCCATGGTGCCAACGGCTACCTGCTCGACCAGTTCCTGCAAAGCAGCACCAACCAGCGCACCGACAACTACGGCGGTTCCGTGGAAAATCGCGCTCGCCTGCTGCTGGAAGTGACCGATGCCGCGATCGAAGTCTGGGGCGCGGGCCGCGTGGGTGTGCACCTGTCACCCCGTGCCGATCTCCATGACATGGGCGATGAAAACCTGTCCGAGACCTTCACTTACGTTGCTCGCGAACTGGGCAAACGTGGCATCGCCTTCATCTGCTCCCGCGAGAAAGAAGATGGCGACAGCCTGGGTCCACAATTGAAAGAAGCGTTCGGCGGCCCGTACATCGCCAACGAACGCTTCACCAAGGACAGCGCCAACGCCTGGCTCGCCAGCGGCAAGGCCGATGCGGTGGCCTTCGGCGTGCCATTCATTGCCAACCCGGACTTGCCGGCACGGTTGAAGGCCGATGCGCCGCTGAACGAGGCGCGTCCTGAACTGTTCTACGCCAAGGGCCCGGTCGGCTACATCGACTACCCGGTGTTGTAA